A part of Aegilops tauschii subsp. strangulata cultivar AL8/78 chromosome 2, Aet v6.0, whole genome shotgun sequence genomic DNA contains:
- the LOC109785853 gene encoding probable purine permease 11 isoform X2, producing MVLLDMLIVLCGQTVATLLGRYYYNSGGNSKWMATLTISGGSPLLAILLLLTPRDPVGEPRPAAAKMVPIYLGLGTLIGFDNLMYSYALQYLPVSTFALVAATQLAFNSVTSRLINAQRFTALIANSVVVLTFSAALLGVGSSSDGTSAADLPRGKYTLGFILTLSASAVFALILSLFEVTFEKAVRGRTLRWVLRVQMCTNFVAATVAVCGLLASGEWRTIPGEMAAFEDGRARYVATLVGTAVSWQAMSVATLRLITRVSSLFANVTGTVSLPLVPVFAVVLFGDRMTGIKAVAMLMAVWGFLSYVYQHYLDGRRAAAMGGQGGAAECCVCKARAGGEAALPA from the coding sequence ATGGTGCTGCTGGACATGCTCATCGTGCTCTGCGGGCAGACCGTGGCCACCCTCCTCGGCCGCTACTACTACAACTCCGGCGGCAACAGCAAGTGGATGGCCACGCTCACGATCTCCGGCGGCTCGCCCCTGCTGGCCATCCTCCTGCTCCTCACGCCGCGCGACCCCGTCGGCGAGCCCCGGCCGGCGGCGGCCAAGATGGTGCCCATCTACCTCGGGCTCGGCACCCTCATCGGCTTCGACAACCTCATGTACTCGTACGCGCTGCAGTACCTGCCGGTGTCCACCTTCGCGCTGGTGGCCGCCACGCAGCTCGCCTTCAACTCCGTCACCTCCCGCCTCATCAACGCGCAGCGCTTCACGGCGCTCATCGCCAACTCGGTCGTCGTGCTCACCTTCTCGGCCGCGCTGCTCGGCGTCGGCTCCTCCTCCGACGGAACCTCCGCCGCCGACCTGCCGCGCGGCAAGTACACGCTGGGCTTCATCCTCACCCTCTCCGCGTCCGCCGTGTTCGCGCTCATCCTGTCCCTCTTCGAGGTCACCTTCGAGAAGGCGGTCCGGGGGAGGACGCTCCGGTGGGTGCTGCGGGTGCAGATGTGCACCAACTTCGTGGCGGCGACGGTGGCCGTGTGCGGGCTGCTGGCGTCGGGGGAGTGGCGGACGATCCCGGGGGAGATGGCGGCGTTCGAGGACGGGCGGGCGAGGTACGTGGCGACGCTGGTGGGGACGGCCGTGTCGTGGCAGGCCATGTCGGTGGCGACGCTGCGGCTGATCACCAGGGTGTCGTCGCTGTTCGCCAACGTGACGGGCACCGTGTCGCTGCCGCTGGTGCCGGTGTTCGCCGTGGTGCTGTTCGGGGACCGGATGACGGGGATCAAGGCCGTCGCCATGCTCATGGCCGTCTGGGGCTTCCTCTCCTACGTCTACCAGCACTACCTCGACGGCCGGCGCGCCGCGGCCATGGGGGGTCAAGGCGGAGCGGCAGAGTGCTGCGTGTGCAAGGCGCGCGCGGGCGGCGAGGCCGCTTTGCCCGCCTGA
- the LOC141041260 gene encoding ribosome biogenesis protein BRX1 homolog 2-like, with protein sequence MELGLQNMFATPKDHRKAKPFHDHVFVFSIVDDHIWFRNYQISVPHNEIDKVDKGGLDKTTLVEVGPRFCLNPIKIFGGSFGGPTLFENPFYLSPNQIRALEKRKKAGKYAKKVKAKVRRKMHEMENTLEPDEFADLWKGED encoded by the exons atggagctcggcctccaaaaC ATGTTCGCTACTCCAAAAGACCATCGGAAGGCGAAACCTTTTCATGATCATGTGTTTGTCTTCTCCATTGTGGATGACCACATTTGGTTCAGAAATTACCAG ATTTCTGTACCCCACAATGAGATTGACAAAGTCGATAAAGGAGGCCTAGATAAAACGACACTTGTTGAG GTTGGCCCCAGATTCTGTTTGAATCCAATCAAAATATTTGGTGGCAGTTTTGGTGGCCCCACATTGTTCGAGAACCCATTCTATCTGTCTCCCAATCAG ATCCGCGCACTGGAGAAGCGGAAGAAGGCTGGCAAGTACGCCAAGAAGGTGAAGGCCAAGGTGAGGAGGAAGATGCACGAGATGGAGAACACCCTGGAGCCCGATGAGTTTGCTGATCTCTGGAAAGGGGAAGACTAG
- the LOC109785873 gene encoding protein INVOLVED IN DE NOVO 2 isoform X2, whose amino-acid sequence MAESIATARAGSLVSKLESKICYHRDAALEYMEIKAVVGEVIEEKEMLQHDYHALKDELEAAKKTIVEVNKELAAENEETSLNKKELELVRKKLQDWEAKQNLPELQNCSASEHVQPSNSKGQKRSMRHQEVPSQGPLGIDADKPDLAEERPGSMLVNNPIVGQTSVVSPSTNDDMVALREHMIKQFLEIDKYGGRIIGIKEMGKLNVKAFEIACAEKFRTTKAADASSKLYSLWQQRITDVSWNPFNTVTVEGNHQEVLNVNDDKLQELKKEWGESPYKAVIDALMEMKEYNCLGDRSTVYELWNYRADRKATLTECTEYMADRVQELTAVKRRKTRRRI is encoded by the exons ATGGCTGAGAGCATAGCAACAGCCCGCGCTGGATCATTGGTTTCAAAGCTTGAGTCCAAGATATGCTATCATAGGGATGCAGCCCTCGAGTACATGGAAATCAAGGCCGTGGTTGGTGAGGTCATAGAAGAGAAGGAGATGCTCCAGCATGATTATCATG CACTGAAAGATGAACTTGAGGCGGCAAAGAAAACGATTGTGGAAGTAAACAAGGAGCTTGCAGCAGAAAATGAGGAGACCTCTCTCAATAAAAAGGAGTTGGAGCTTGTAAGGAAGAAGCTTCAAGACTGGGAAGCTAAGCAAAATCTACCTGAGCTACAGAATTGCTCTGCTTCTGAGCATGTCCAGCCTAGTAATAGTAAG GGGCAGAAAAGATCAATGAGGCACCAGGAAGTGCCATCTCAAGGACCTCTGGGAATTGATGCTGACAAGCCTGACCTGGCAGAAGAGCGTCCTGGGAGCATGCTGGTAAACAACCCCATTGTTGGCCAAACCTCAGTTGTTTCACCAAGCACAAATGATGACATGGTGGCCCTGCGTGAACATATGATCAAG CAATTCCTTGAAATCGATAAATACGGCGGGCGGATCATCGGGATAAAGGAAATGGGCAAACTGAATGTGAAGGCATTCGAGATTGCTTGCGCTGAGAAGTTCCGTACCACAAAAGCCGCTGATGCGTCAAGTAAGCTGTACTCACTGTGGCAGCAGCGGATCACTGACGTAAGCTGGAATCCCTTCAACACGGTCACGGTCGAGGGCAATCATCAG GAGGTTCTGAATGTCAATGATGATAAGTTGCAAGAACTGAAGAAGGAATGGGGAGAAAGCCCCTACAAAGCTGTCATCGATGCGCTGATGGAGATGAAAGAGTACAACTGCCTAGGCGACAGGAGCACCGTCTATGAGCTATGGAACTACAGGGCGGACCGGAAAGCCACCCTAACGGAGTGTACTGAGTACATGGCCGATCGTGTGCAAGAACTCACAGCGGTCAAGCGCAGGAAGACTCGCAG GAGGATATGA
- the LOC109785873 gene encoding protein INVOLVED IN DE NOVO 2 isoform X1, producing the protein MAESIATARAGSLVSKLESKICYHRDAALEYMEIKAVVGEVIEEKEMLQHDYHALKDELEAAKKTIVEVNKELAAENEETSLNKKELELVRKKLQDWEAKQNLPELQNCSASEHVQPSNSKQGQKRSMRHQEVPSQGPLGIDADKPDLAEERPGSMLVNNPIVGQTSVVSPSTNDDMVALREHMIKQFLEIDKYGGRIIGIKEMGKLNVKAFEIACAEKFRTTKAADASSKLYSLWQQRITDVSWNPFNTVTVEGNHQEVLNVNDDKLQELKKEWGESPYKAVIDALMEMKEYNCLGDRSTVYELWNYRADRKATLTECTEYMADRVQELTAVKRRKTRRRI; encoded by the exons ATGGCTGAGAGCATAGCAACAGCCCGCGCTGGATCATTGGTTTCAAAGCTTGAGTCCAAGATATGCTATCATAGGGATGCAGCCCTCGAGTACATGGAAATCAAGGCCGTGGTTGGTGAGGTCATAGAAGAGAAGGAGATGCTCCAGCATGATTATCATG CACTGAAAGATGAACTTGAGGCGGCAAAGAAAACGATTGTGGAAGTAAACAAGGAGCTTGCAGCAGAAAATGAGGAGACCTCTCTCAATAAAAAGGAGTTGGAGCTTGTAAGGAAGAAGCTTCAAGACTGGGAAGCTAAGCAAAATCTACCTGAGCTACAGAATTGCTCTGCTTCTGAGCATGTCCAGCCTAGTAATAGTAAG CAGGGGCAGAAAAGATCAATGAGGCACCAGGAAGTGCCATCTCAAGGACCTCTGGGAATTGATGCTGACAAGCCTGACCTGGCAGAAGAGCGTCCTGGGAGCATGCTGGTAAACAACCCCATTGTTGGCCAAACCTCAGTTGTTTCACCAAGCACAAATGATGACATGGTGGCCCTGCGTGAACATATGATCAAG CAATTCCTTGAAATCGATAAATACGGCGGGCGGATCATCGGGATAAAGGAAATGGGCAAACTGAATGTGAAGGCATTCGAGATTGCTTGCGCTGAGAAGTTCCGTACCACAAAAGCCGCTGATGCGTCAAGTAAGCTGTACTCACTGTGGCAGCAGCGGATCACTGACGTAAGCTGGAATCCCTTCAACACGGTCACGGTCGAGGGCAATCATCAG GAGGTTCTGAATGTCAATGATGATAAGTTGCAAGAACTGAAGAAGGAATGGGGAGAAAGCCCCTACAAAGCTGTCATCGATGCGCTGATGGAGATGAAAGAGTACAACTGCCTAGGCGACAGGAGCACCGTCTATGAGCTATGGAACTACAGGGCGGACCGGAAAGCCACCCTAACGGAGTGTACTGAGTACATGGCCGATCGTGTGCAAGAACTCACAGCGGTCAAGCGCAGGAAGACTCGCAG GAGGATATGA
- the LOC109785862 gene encoding ribosome biogenesis protein BRX1 homolog 2: MAKKRKRSSDALAPAAVEKPDDSAPERPERTLFGFKDSSDEPASKDAGPFFRNKEKVLITCSRRIIYRYRHLMQNVVSLLPHAKKDSKVESKQSKGSALNELVELRSCSSCLFFECRKQKDLYLWMVKSPAGPSVKFLVNAVHTMEELKLTGNHLKGSRPLLTFSSNFDQQPHWKLLKEMITQIFATPKDHRKAKPFHDHVFVFSIVDDHIWFRNYQISVPHNEIDKVDKGGLDKMTLVEVGPRFCLNPIKIFGGSFGGPTLFENPFYVSPNQIRALEKRKKAGKYAKKVKAKVRRKMHEMENTLEPDEFADLWKGED, from the exons ATggcgaagaagaggaagcgcAGCTCCGATGCTCTTGCCCCTGCTGCTGTAGAGAAGCCTGACGACTCTGCGCCAGAGCGGCCGGAACGCACCCTCTTCGGGTTTAAGGACTCGTCTGATGAGCCTGCTTCTAAGGACGCAGGGCCTTTCTTCCGGAACAAGGAGAAGGTGCTCATTACGTGCTCCCGCCGCATCATTTACAG GTACCGGCATCTGATGCAGAACGTGGTGTCGCTACTGCCGCACGCCAAGAAGGACAGCAAGGTTGAGTCCAAGCAGAGCAAGGGCAGCGCGCTGAACGAGCTGGTCGAGCTCAGGAGCTGCTCCAGCTGCCTCTTTTTTGAG TGCAGAAAACAGAAAGATCTTTACCTTTGGATGGTCAAGTCCCCTGCAGGGCCATCAGTGAAATTTCTAGTCAATGCTG TTCACACCATGGAGGAACTGAAGCTCACCGGCAACCATCTGAAAGGGTCACGTCCTCTGCTAACATTTTCTTCAAATTTTGACCAGCAACCTCATTGGAAGCTCTTGAAGGAAATGATAACACAA ATTTTTGCTACTCCAAAAGATCATAGGAAGGCAAAACCTTTTCATGATCATGTTTTTGTGTTCTCCATTGTGGATGACCACATTTGGTTCAGAAATTACCAG ATATCTGTACCCCACAATGAGATTGACAAAGTTGATAAAGGAGGCCTAGATAAAATGACACTTGTTGAG GTTGGCCCCAGGTTCTGTTTGAATCCAATCAAAATATTTGGTGGCAGTTTTGGTGGCCCCACATTGTTCGAGAACCCATTCTACGTGTCTCCCAATCAG ATCCGCGCACTGGAGAAGCGGAAGAAGGCTGGCAAGTACGCCAAGAAGGTGAAGGCCAAGGTGAGGAGGAAGATGCATGAGATGGAGAACACCCTGGAGCCTGATGAATTTGCTGACCTTTGGAAAGGGGAGGACTAG
- the LOC109785853 gene encoding probable purine permease 11 isoform X1 — MSSPQEIQLQIRGSVPEQEESGHGENGAGPKADERRRPGTRGVRWWLMVLLDMLIVLCGQTVATLLGRYYYNSGGNSKWMATLTISGGSPLLAILLLLTPRDPVGEPRPAAAKMVPIYLGLGTLIGFDNLMYSYALQYLPVSTFALVAATQLAFNSVTSRLINAQRFTALIANSVVVLTFSAALLGVGSSSDGTSAADLPRGKYTLGFILTLSASAVFALILSLFEVTFEKAVRGRTLRWVLRVQMCTNFVAATVAVCGLLASGEWRTIPGEMAAFEDGRARYVATLVGTAVSWQAMSVATLRLITRVSSLFANVTGTVSLPLVPVFAVVLFGDRMTGIKAVAMLMAVWGFLSYVYQHYLDGRRAAAMGGQGGAAECCVCKARAGGEAALPA; from the exons ATGTCGAGTCCTCAGGAAATCCAGCTCCAGATCAGAG GTAGTGTCCCGGAGCAAGAAGAATCCGGCCATGGCGAGAACGGCGCGGGACCGAAGGCCGACGAGCGCCGACGGCCGGGGACACGCGGCGTCAGGTGGTGGCTGATGGTGCTGCTGGACATGCTCATCGTGCTCTGCGGGCAGACCGTGGCCACCCTCCTCGGCCGCTACTACTACAACTCCGGCGGCAACAGCAAGTGGATGGCCACGCTCACGATCTCCGGCGGCTCGCCCCTGCTGGCCATCCTCCTGCTCCTCACGCCGCGCGACCCCGTCGGCGAGCCCCGGCCGGCGGCGGCCAAGATGGTGCCCATCTACCTCGGGCTCGGCACCCTCATCGGCTTCGACAACCTCATGTACTCGTACGCGCTGCAGTACCTGCCGGTGTCCACCTTCGCGCTGGTGGCCGCCACGCAGCTCGCCTTCAACTCCGTCACCTCCCGCCTCATCAACGCGCAGCGCTTCACGGCGCTCATCGCCAACTCGGTCGTCGTGCTCACCTTCTCGGCCGCGCTGCTCGGCGTCGGCTCCTCCTCCGACGGAACCTCCGCCGCCGACCTGCCGCGCGGCAAGTACACGCTGGGCTTCATCCTCACCCTCTCCGCGTCCGCCGTGTTCGCGCTCATCCTGTCCCTCTTCGAGGTCACCTTCGAGAAGGCGGTCCGGGGGAGGACGCTCCGGTGGGTGCTGCGGGTGCAGATGTGCACCAACTTCGTGGCGGCGACGGTGGCCGTGTGCGGGCTGCTGGCGTCGGGGGAGTGGCGGACGATCCCGGGGGAGATGGCGGCGTTCGAGGACGGGCGGGCGAGGTACGTGGCGACGCTGGTGGGGACGGCCGTGTCGTGGCAGGCCATGTCGGTGGCGACGCTGCGGCTGATCACCAGGGTGTCGTCGCTGTTCGCCAACGTGACGGGCACCGTGTCGCTGCCGCTGGTGCCGGTGTTCGCCGTGGTGCTGTTCGGGGACCGGATGACGGGGATCAAGGCCGTCGCCATGCTCATGGCCGTCTGGGGCTTCCTCTCCTACGTCTACCAGCACTACCTCGACGGCCGGCGCGCCGCGGCCATGGGGGGTCAAGGCGGAGCGGCAGAGTGCTGCGTGTGCAAGGCGCGCGCGGGCGGCGAGGCCGCTTTGCCCGCCTGA
- the LOC109785970 gene encoding probable purine permease 11 — protein sequence MGDAAEIRLQIAGTGGVADNGTSPATAAPPTMSERVRWWAVVLVNIVFLLGGQSVASFLGRIYYDQGGRSLWMATVVQSCGTPLAVPLLLYFRRRPRSTAVTRPPLLKISAIYAGLGVLLAADNLMYSYALLYLPLSTYSLICATQLSFNAVFSYFLNKEKFTALILNSVVLLTFSAALVGVSHGSDGTNSSVPEGKFPLGFALTLSASALFSLILSLMQLTFDKVLKSDTLYDVMEMQFWSNTAAAVVSVAGLFISGEWSSLDGEMDGYKKGKVAYGMTLAWTAISWQLATVGMMGLVAAVSSLFTNVISTVGLPLSPIVAVIFFGDRMDGVKVLAMLIGVWGFLSYIYQHYLDDAKVKKILAERLADDDEHQTVKLNTE from the exons ATGGGCGATGCTGCTGAAATTCGTCTGCAGATCGCAG GTACAGGAGGCGTAGCTGACAATGGCACGTCTCCAGCAACCGCGGCGCCGCCGACGATGTCGGAACGCGTACGATGGTGGGCGGTGGTGCTCGTCAACATCGTGTTCCTCCTCGGCGGGCAGAGCGTCGCGAGCTTCCTCGGCAGGATCTACTACGACCAGGGGGGCCGCAGCTTGTGGATGGCCACGGTGGTTCAGTCCTGCGGCACGCCGCTCGCCGTCCCTCTGCTCCTCTACTTCCGGCGCCGCCCTAGGTCCACCGCGGTGACGCGGCCGCCGCTCCTCAAGATCTCGGCCATCTACGCCGGCCTGGGGGTCCTCCTCGCTGCCGACAACCTGATGTACTCGTACGCGCTCCTCTACCTGCCGCTGTCGACCTACTCGCTCATCTGCGCGACGCAGCTCTCCttcaacgccgtcttctcctacTTCCTCAACAAGGAGAAGTTCACCGCGCTCATCCTCAACTCCGTCGTGCTGCTCACCTTCTCCGCGGCGCTCGTCGGCGTGAGCCACGGCTCGGACGGGACCAACAGCAGCGTCCCGGAGGGGAAGTTCCCTCTGGGGTTCGCGCTGACGCTGTCGGCGTCGGCGCTCTTCTCCCTGATCCTCTCCCTGATGCAGCTAACCTTCGACAAGGTGCTCAAGAGCGACACCTTGTACGACGTGATGGAGATGCAGTTCTGGAGCAACACCGCCGCGGCCGTGGTGTCGGTGGCCGGGCTGTTCATCTCCGGCGAGTGGAGCTCCctggacggcgagatggacgggTACAAGAAGGGCAAGGTGGCCTACGGGATGACGCTGGCGTGGACGGCCATATCGTGGCAGCTGGCCACCGTGGGCATGATGGGGCTCGTCGCGGCGGTGTCGTCGCTCTTCACCAACGTGATCAGCACCGTGGGGTTGCCGCTGTCGCCTATCGTCGCCGTGATCTTCTTCGGCGACCGGATGGACGGGGTGAAGGTGCTGGCGATGCTCATAGGGGTCTGGGGGTTCTTGTCCTACATCTACCAGCACTACCTTGATGATGCCAAGGTTAAGAAGATACTAGCTGAGCGATTAGCCGACGACGACGAACACCAGACTGTTAAACTCAATACAGAGTGA